The Bacillota bacterium genome segment TCTCAACAAATTTTTAAAAGGTTTGTCCGGATTAGAAAGTACATTTTTTCAACTGATAATCGCAATGTTGGTTATGGCTATCTATACCGGAATTACAACCGGACGGGTACTGCATATACCAACCGGACATGATGTAATACTGGTAGGTACAGTCGGAATATTGCATACCGGCATAGCCTGCTACATATATTTTTCATCTATGCAGAAACTCCCCGGACAGACAATTGCTATCATGAGCTATATTGATCCTGCATCTACTTTGATTTTCTCTGCTATTTTTCTGCAGGAAAGGTTAACGATACTTCAAATTGTCGGTGCACTTTTGATCTTAGGTGGAACAGCGTTCAGCCAGCTATCCAAGGTTCACCGACAATCAATAGAACATGGCATTAATGCGTAATTCATACCCTAGTTTAAGATTCTTCAGTCGCTGCGCTCCTTCAGAATGACAGGGATACAGTCATCCTGAGCGCTCCTTGTAACCTGTCATCCTGAGCGAAGCGAAAGATCTTGCGAAGCGAAGTATCTTATGTCCCATCATTAGCAAAACGTAGCCTTCACCCTGCATAGCATTCAAGGCCTCCGTATCAAGATTTGCGAACGAGTCTCTCGGTAAGGAGGAGAAACATGCATAAACGATTAGGAGTATTGACCGGCGGCGGCGATGCTCCCGGTCTTAACGCCGTGATTCGCGCTGTTACCCGCTCAGCCTTGCGCCAGGGTTGGGAAGTAATAGGGTTTCTCGACGGTTATGCCGGTTTAATCGAAGATAGAAACGTAATCCTAACCAGCAACTATATCTCCGGCCTCTTACATCGCGGCGGGACGATTCTCGGTTCCAATAACCGCGATAACCCCTTCCACTATCCCGTATATACAGATAAAAGTGTCGAGTATCGGGATATGTCTGACCAAGCCGTGGCCAATCTGCAGCGGAATAGGATAGATTGTCTTATCGCCATCGGCGGCGACGGCAGCCTGGCCATTGCCCACGAGCTGGCCCAAAAAGGAGCCCGGGTAATCGGCGTTCCCAAGACTATTGACAACGACCTCTTGGCCACCGACCAAACCTTTGGCTTTGACACCGCTGTGACCACAGCCACCGACGCTCTAGACAAACTCCACACCACAGCCGAATCCCACCATCGAGTCATGATTCTGGAGCTTATGGGTCGCGATGCCGGTTGGATCGCCTTAGTCAGCGGTATCGCCGGCGGGGCCGACGTAATCCTGATTCCGGAAATACCGTGGCATCTGGACAGGGTCATGGCCAAAATCAATGAACGTCGAGACGAAGGTAAGCATTTCAGCATCATTGTAGTGGCCGAAGGAGTGAAAGATCCGCAAGGTAAGCCTGTCATTAGAAAAGAAATACCCGGTGCCCATACCAGGTTTCGCTTAGGCGGCATCGGGTCTGTTGTAGCCGAACTCATCGAGAATGCCAGCGGCATCGAATGCCGGGCCACTGTGCTGGGGCATCTGCAGCGGGGCGGCTCCCCTTCAGCCTTTGACCGGGTCCTGGCCACTCGCTACGGAGTTATGGCAGCCGAACTGGCCATGTCCGGCCAACACGGACTGATGGTCTGCCTTAAAGGTCAAGACATTAAAGCTGTCCCCATCCACCGGGTTGCTCGCGGTACCCGCGCCGTACCGGCCAACGGTCAACTGGTACAAGCCGCCCGGGCCCTGGGAATCAGTCTTGGTGGATAAAAAGTAGATCCCTCAATTCATCTGCCACCTCAAAGGCGTTTTTACCATTAACCTTATGTTGGATTTTTGCCCTTTTTAAGGTTCGGCCAAAGTACTCCATATCAAGACTTATATCCTCTAAATAATACATTTCGTTTTCCTCTGTTAAAGGTGATTCCATGGGCCGAGTGTAGTCATCGTAAAATACAAGCCTCTTTAGGATGTTCTTAGCCCTATCCCTTAACGCTATTGTTATAAGGCTGTCGTCCTTTTTAATGATTCTCCAATAGCTATCCATCAACCCGCTGGGCGGCATAGCGATAATAAAGTTATCATCATTTTCCCGCAATATTTTCCGCAAAACCACACTTACATTCTTTCTGTAGCTATATTCACTAAACCATTTCCTCTTCAAGAAGGTTATATAACTATTAAAATACTTCTCCACCTCAAAATCAAAATCAAAGAATTTGTAACCCACTTGGTCTGCCAGTATCCTGCCAACAGTGGATTTGCCAACACAGGACACGCCTACGAGAATAATCTTCATCAAATCAACCCTCCTAGGCCTCCTTGATTCATTCAAGGGGGCGGCGTAAAACACCTATTTTACAGCCAAATAAGGCATGATGGAAACATAAATTGGTTCTTTAGTGCTTTAGACAATGTAGGAAAAAGGAAAGACGGGGTTGCGTGACGGCCACATACTTCATTGTGGGTGTAAATAACATGCTGGCCTTTTTCTTTACAACCGGTTACGTATAAACAAAAGCGGCTCTACCCTTAGAGCCGTTTAGGTTTCTTGTTTGGTAGCCCTATGGGGAATCGAACCCCAGCTTCCGCCGTGAGAGGGCGGCGTCCTGACCGCTAGACTATAGGGCCACGGTTTGGTGCCAGAGATATTATATCATTTGCCTCTATCCGCGTCAATGATGATTGGGCCGCGGGCATCAACTTTCGGCTATTGGAAGGAGGACTTTACGTCCGGGCTCTCGAATATTATAGGTTAGTCGTACAAGTGCTGGACAATCAGCCGAGGAGGTGAGGCCAAGGAAACCTAACGGATATCGGATCACTTCATTTTTGAGCATGTTTAGAGGAGGTTCAAAGAATGCGTAAGGTTTGGGCTTTAGTCTTAGTGTTAGCCTTGCTGCTAACCGGACTGGTCGGTTGTACTAAGCCGCCAGTGGAAGAGCCTGCCGGTGAGCCCGGCGAAGAAAAATACAAGATCGGGCTAGTTACCGGTACAGTGTCCCAGGGTGAGGATGAATACAGAGCAGCGGAAAAAATGGTGGCAAAATACGGTGACATGATCACTCACGTCACTTATCCGGACAACTTCATGCAAGAACAGGAAACCACCATCGCTCAGATCACCGGCTTGGCTGATGATCCTGAAGTTAAGGCCATTGTTATTTGCCAGGCTGTGCCAGGCAGCATCCCGGCTTTACAGCGGGTCAAGGAAAAGCGTCCCGACATTATCTTTGTGTTCGGAACCCCGCACGAAGATCCGGACATGGTAGCTGAATATCCAGACATAGCCTTTGATCCCGACCAAATGGCTCGTGGCGAAACCATTGTCAAATTGGCTAAAGAAATGGGTGCCACCCACTTCCTCCACTATTCTTTCCCGCGCCATATGGCCATGCCGCTATTGGCCCAGCGGAAAGATATCATGGAGCAGACCTGTAAAGACGTAGGATTGGAATTTGTATTTGCCACTGCTCCCGACCCCATGAGCGACGTCGGTGTCACCGGGGCGCAACAGGCCGTGCTGGAAGACGTTCCGCGTCAAGTAGATAAGTATGGCAAGGATATCGCTGTCTTTAGTACCAACTGTGCTATGCAGGAACCATTGATTAAGGCTAGCTTGGACACCGGTGCCATCTTCCCCGAACAGTGCTGCCCATCGCCTACCCACGGCTATCCCGGCGCACTGGGTATTGAGATTACTCCGGAACAAGCCGGTAATATGCCTGAGATTATTAACGCCATCAACGACAAGATTGTGGAAAAAGGCGGTGCCGGTCGCTTCGCCACCTGGCCGGTATCGGTGAACATGCTGTTTGTAGAAGGCGGCGTGGAGCTAGCCAAGGATGCCATTGAAGGCAAGATCGACCTCAAGGACACCGTGGCTGTGCAGAAGAAACTGGAGGAGATCTCCGGTACCACCATTACTCTAAACAAATATAAGGAAGACGGCAATTTCCTGATGCTGGTGGCTGGATCGATTATCTTCGGTGAGGGCGAGCTTGCCAAATAGCCACCTGAGGGAAAGCCGGGTAGCAAATCTGCCCGGCTTTCCTTAATTAACAGCCAAGATTTAAAGGAGAGTAAGCGATGGCTGGACCGCTACTTCAAATGCGGGATATTAGAAAACAGTTTTATGGTAACTATGTACTGAAGGGAATCAACTTAGATGTATACCCGGGGGAGATCCATGCCTTGCTGGGCGAGAACGGAGCCGGGAAATCCACGCTTATGAATGTACTCTTTGGCATGCCGGTGATCAAGGAGACCGGCGGTTTTGAGGGCACTATCCTCTGGGAAGGACAACCTGTTTCCATTACTTCCCCCAGCCAAGCAGTAGATTTGGGCATCGGTATGGTACACCAGGAATTCATGCTCTTGCCTGGATTTACGGTAGCCGAAAACATTAAACTCGGGCGTGAACCACTGCGCGAAACATTGTTGAGTCGTGTCCTGGGTGAGCGGATGTCTAGGGTGGATCAGCAGAAAATGCGTGCTGATGCCCGCTCGGCCTTAGACCGTCTGGAGGTCACTTTGGACGAATGGATACCTATTGCCGGTATGCCGGTGGGCTATAAGCAATTTGTAGAAATCGCCCGGGAAATCGATAAGACCCACGTTCGGTTGCTGGTTCTGGACGAGCCCACTGCGGTTCTCACGGAAAGCGAGGCCGAATTACTGCTGCAGGCTATGCGACGCTTGGCGGCCCGGGGTATCAGTATATTGTTCATTACTCACCGTCTGGATGAAGTAAAGGCGGTGGCTAACCGAATCACTGTGCTGCGCGACGGTGAGATGGCTGGCCTTCTGGACGCGGAGAAAACTTCGCTGGTGGAAATGGCCCAATTAATGGTTGGGCGCAAAATTGAAGCACTGGACCTGCCCCCTCGCACCCAACCTATGTCTGGCGAAGACATGTTGGTGGTTAATAACCTGGCGGTGAACATGCCCGGTGAACGGGTACAGGGGCTCAATCTTACCATCAAACGCGGTGAGATTCTGGGCATCGGCGGGCTGGCCGGACATGGCAAGGTAGGAATTGCCAACGGTATTATGGGGCTGTACCCGGCTAAAGGAGATGTTTACCTGAAAGGCGAAAAGATGCCGCTGGGGAACAGTCTATGGGCCCTCCGCCATGGCTTGGCCTTTGTGTCTGAGGACCGGCGTGGTGTGGGGCTGCTGCTGGATGAGCCCATTTCGGAGAATATCACCCTTACCGCCATGCAAGCCCAAGGCAAGTTTCTGCACCGTTTTCCCGGCAATATTCATTTCCGTCACGGCCGCCAGATTGAAAAGTTTACCCGCGAGATGATATCTGCCCTGGACATTCGTTGCACCGGACCGCACCAGTTGGTACGGCGCCTGTCCGGCGGTAATCAGCAGAAGGTCTGCATCGCCCGGGCCATGGCCCTAGAGCCGGAGCTTCTCTTTGTCTCCGAGCCAACCCGCGGTATTGATGTGGGTGCCAAACGCCTAGTTTTGGACCAGTTGGTGGACATTAACCGCCAGCAGGGCGTGACGGTAGTTATTACCTCCAGTGAACTAGCGGAACTGCGCCAGGTGGCCGATCGAGTAGCTATTGTCTACGGAGGCCGGTTGGCTGGAATCTTGCCCCCCACAGCCAGCGATGCTGAGTTTGGTCTGCTCATGGCCGGCAAGGGGAAAGAGGCGGTGGGTCTATGACGGATCGCTTAAAATATTTATTACACCATATTGGCATACCCCGGCTGATTATTTTTGCGTTCATTGTTGGTTTGTTGGTTTTAGCCACTGTCAGTGGACTACAAGTGCGAAAGTTGATTTCTGACTCGCTGGTGCGGATAGGAATGAACGGTGTCTTAGTTTTGTCCCTGGTTCCGGCGATACAGGGCGGTCTGGGGATGAATTTCGGCCTTCCCTTGGGCGTTATTTGCGGCCTGCTGGGATCGGTTACCGCTGTGGAGTTTAATTTGAGAGGTTGGGCCGGATTTTCGGCCGCCATTGGCTTTTCTATTCCTCTGGCTATTGTGGCCGGCCTGGGGTACGCCTGGTTACTGGAGCGGGTTAAAGGCCAGGAGATGATGGTGGGAACGTACGTGGGCTTTTCGGCCGTGGCCGGCATGTGCATTGCCTGGCTGTTACTGCCTTATAAGAACCCCATGATGGTTTGGGCTGTAGGTGGCACCGGTCTCAGGACCACGGTCAGTTTGGGCGAACATTACGCCAAATTACTAAATAACTTCCTCTCTTTTCCGCTGGGCGGAATTGTCATTCCAACAGGATTGCTGCTTTTCTTCCTCTTAGCTTGTACCTTGTGGTACTTGTTTTCGCGCACCCGTACCGGTATGGCCCTGAGAACAGCCGGTAGCAACGAATTATACGCTATTTCTTCCGGCATTAATGTTAGGCGGATGCGCTCGCTGGCGGTGGTATTGTCCACGGTCTTGGCCGCCATCGGCATTGTGGTCTATGCCCAAGCCTACGGTTTTATTTCGCTCTATAACGGCCCCTTATTGATGGCCTTCCCGGCGATTGCAGCCGTTCTGTTGGGCGGTGCTTCCGTCCAACGAGCCAGTGTGAGCAATGTAGTTTTGGGCACCATACTGTTTCAGACCATGCTCACCATTGCTTTGCCGGTGACAAGTTCTGTAATTGAAGGCGATATTTCAGAAGTAGCCCGGGTGATTATCTCCAACGGGATGATCCTGTATGCGTTAACCCGGCCCACGGGAGGGAATTAAATGCCTGCCAAGACTGCTGTACCGTCGGTAAGCGATACCAAACCCCAACTAAATAGACTTAGACAGTTGCGCCTAAATCCAGTGGTACTGATGTTTGTGCTTTTGTGTACAGCCGGCATTCCTGCCACCGGCCTTTCCCTTACTTGGTTGGCCGAAGAACTGGTCGCCCGGATGGCCCGAAACTCTTTTCTGGTGTTGTCGCTCTTGATTCCGGTTTCGGCCGGTATGGGACTCAATTTCAGCATTGTGCTGGGGGCCATGGCAGCTCAAGCGGCAATTATCGCCGTTACCCATTGGCACATAGAAGGGATCGGCGGCTTACTATTGGCAGCGGTGTTGTCCACACCCGTGGCCATACTGTTAGGCTATTTGGTGGGACAGCTATTTAACAAAGCTAAGGGGCGCGAGATGATCACCGGTATGATTGCCGGTTTCTTCGCCAACGGTATTTATCAACTGGTGTTTTTGTTTGGGGTCGGGACAATAATTCCGATGAAAGACGACAAGCTTATGCTCCCCAGCGGTATTGGGATGCGAAGTGTTCTGGACTTGAAAGGAATCCGCATGGCTCTGGACAACTTGGTCCCTATTTGGCCGGGCGGTATCAAGATTCCCATTATGACCTTTGTGGTGATTGCGCTGCTGGCGTGGGGAATTACAAAACTAATGCAAACCAAACTGGGCCAAGATTTCCGGGCTGTAGGTCAGGATATGAGCGTAGCAGCCGTGTCTGGAATCAACGTGGATCGGACACGGATTATCGCCATCATTTTGTCTACTGTATTAGCTGCCTGGGGACAGCTGATATTCATCCAAAATATCGGTACTTTGAACGTGTTTAACAGCCACGAACAAGTGGGTACCTTTGCCATTGCTTCCTTGCTGGTGGGCGGCGCGTCGGCATCACGAGCTACTATTGGTCAAGCTCTGTTGGGTACACTTTTGTTTCACACTTTATTCGTCGTTTCACCGCGGGCCGGTCAGTCCCTTTTGGGCAGTGCCCAAATCGGTGAGTATTTCCGTGTATTCATAGCCTACGGTGTTATCGCCGTAGCCCTGGCCCTGCACGCTTGGGAAAGCAAGAAAAAATAGGGCTGCCCTTTGGCACCGTACCCTATTAGCCCCGGCTCGGCCGGGGCTTTTGTCTTTATTGTAACATTTTGGCCAGTAATGACGCGGTTAGATTTTGAAACTCCGGCGCTTGGATAAACTTCCAGAACAATTCCAGCTGTGATGCGGACAAATCCGACAGTGCCTCGGCTTCCGGATCTGCATTGAGCCGACTCTTGGTCAGGGCCAGGATCTTCTGAAAGACTTCGATCCCTTCCTTGGTTCTTTCTGTTAACTGGACGGCTGTTCCCAGCACTTGGTCGGCTCGTCCGCTCACCACCGCTTTGCGCACAACCACCTTACCCTGAGCGGCCAAGGTGTTAGGCTCTGGTTCCGGTTCTACACCGGCGTTGTCTGGTTCCGACTCCGGTTCAGTTAGTATGGTGTGAGCTACGCTCTCGTCTTGCATCACTTCGGCCGGCATCAGCGGTGCCCCTTGCAAGAGCCTAGCATCAACAAACACATTATGAACCTCGTCCATAGTCCCCACCTCCCCGTTCTTTTTTACCCCTGTTGTCATTACAGTATTCTAAGCTGGCTCCAGTGGTGAAAGCACTTTATTGTTCAGACCTGAATACTGTTAAGAAGCAGAACGTTTTCTGAGGAGGTAACACCAGATGGGAGAAAAAATGAACGAGCTGACGGACAATCTGGCGAAGCTGGTCAAAGAGCAAGGTCTGTCGCCGGCTCAAGCAGTGTTGAAAGCCGGTATCAGCCTGGACAACAAGTCAAAGCTGTTGGAGCTGGCTCAAGAAGTGGGTATAGTTGATCAACCTCAATCCGACTCAACGTCGCTGCAGCAAATGGCCCAACAGCTGGTAGCGGGACTAGATCCGAATACTAAGCAGTCACTGGCCTCTTTTTTAAGCGAGGTGATAGCAGAAAGTAATGTGGGAGCTCCGCCGACCGAAGTACAGCAATTCCTGGCTAATCTAGTGCCGAATCAGGAATCGGACAGTTAACTGTTGAAGCCCTGGCCTAGGCCAGGGCTTCAATAGCTAGTGGTCTACCACAGGTGCAGGTACATCTACCGAAAGCCCCCACAGCAGCAGCAAGCAATAAGGATCAGGAACAAAATGATAAAGAATAGGATCAAAATCCACCAGCAACTGTTTCCGCCAAAGCCCAGGCCCTCTGCCATAACGGTTTATCCCCCTTTGCACTTACTACGGAGTAGTTGGTCTCCTCCACTATCAGAAGTATGCTTCAGGGGGATAATTTGCTACTTTGCCGGCGACAAAACTGTATTTACTAGCTCAAAATCCACGGTATCTACCAAACCACGGTTAGTGATTCTAAGTTCCGGCAATACCGCCAATGGTAGCAAGGCCATGGTCATAAAAGGAGAGATGAGCTGGCAGCCCAGCTCCCGAAAAGCGGCTTCCAGAGCCTGAACTTGGTTGTCCACTTTTTCCACCGGTTCCGGCGACATCAGACCAGCAATGGGGAGGGGCAAAAGCGCCAGCACGGTACCATTTCGCACCGCTACCATGCCACCGCCGCAAGCCACCAGGGTATTGCCGGCCACAGCCATGTCGGCTTCGTCGGTACCCACAACAAGAAGATTGTGGCTGTCGTGGCCCACAGTGGATGCCACTGCTCCCCTGGTAAAACCAAAACCGGTGACATAACCCAGCCCCCTGGTACCAGATCCACTATGGCGTTCAATAGATGCCACTTTCGCCAAATCCTGAACCGGGTCGGCATAAAGCTTACCTTGCCGAGCTTCCACTTGGGCCCTACGGCTTAACGTCCCCACCTTGGCCTCCATAATCTCGATAACGCGAACAGCAACCGGTCCGGACGCCACCGGAGCCGGAATAAGAAAATCTGCCTCCGTCAGGGTGTCCTTGATCTGGACCGAATTCTGCACCCACTCGGGATAGGGATAAGGGGGCAATTCTACCAGGAGGCGGCCCTGCTTAGCCACTATTTCTCCGTCCACCATCACTATTTCCGGTTCGAATGCGGCCAAATCCGGCACGAACAGAATATCGGCACAACGACCGGGAGCAATGCTGCCCAGATCGCGGCTAACACCAAAACATTCGGCCGCATTTAGGGTTGCCATTTGAATCGCCCGGATGGGATTAACTCCCTCCTCAATAGCCCGGCGCACCACATGGTTCAGATGCCCCACCGTAAGCAACGTGTTGGGATGAGTATCGTCGGTAACCAGTACCGCCCGCCGGCTGTCGATATTATGTTCGGTGATACTTTTCACTGTGGCTTTAATATCATGCCAAGCCGAACCTTCGCGCAGCTTAGCATACATACCCAGCCGCAGGCGGGCCAGGGCATCCTCGGCCCGAGTGCCTTCGTGGCAGGAAGAGATACCGGCAGCGGCATAAGCCTGCAATCCTATCTCTGTCTCCGGGATGGAATAGTGGCCGGTAATTACTTTACCCGCCTCTAGGGTAGCCTTCAGCTCCCCATGTACATTGGGATCACCGTTTAAGACCCCGGGGAAATTCATCATCTCACCCAGGCCGATAATACCCTCCCAGGTCATGGCCTCAGCCACTTCTTTGGGGCCGATGACAGCCCCGGCGTCCTCAAAGCCTGGTGCCGCCGGTACGCAAGAGGGCATGGTGCTCAGAACTTTAAGGGGCAGGTTTTTCCCTTCCTCCACCATCAGCTTAATCCCGCGCATACCGAGTACATTGGCTATTTCGTGCGGGTCCATGAAAATGGTGGTGGTGCCGCGCGGCACTACCGCCCGGGCAAACTGAGTCACGCTCACCATGCTGGATTCCACATGGATATGGCCGTCCACCAGGCCCGGAACCAAGTAGTAGCCACTGGCATCCATAACCGCAGTCTCAGGACCGATAGTGTGCTGGGCCGGCCCCACCAGCACAATCCGGCCGGAACGGATGGCCACATCAGCTGTTATGGTTTCCGCGGTAAATACGTTGACCACTTTCCCACCGGTAAGAACTGTATCCGCCTTTATTCTCCCTTGAGCCGCAGCAGCCAGCTCAGCCGTCAGTTCGGCCAGGGGACGACGTTTGACTTGATACACGGCCAGGCCTCCTTCTTTACGCTACTGTATCGCGCTGGCGCGGAAAAGCCTCGTATTCCTTGTTATCTATAATTGCCTTCAGGTGCTGAACTAATGACCAGACGTCATGAAAAGTTACATAGAGGGGAACAGGGGCCAGCCGAATAACATTAGGCGGGCGAAAATCCGGGATTACTCCCCGCTGCTTAAGAGCGGCATTGATACGTACGGCTTCTTCATGTTCTACCGCCACGTGACCACCGCGGCGCTCAGGATTTCGAGGAGTACCGACCCGGTAATTATAAGGCGGCCGGCTCAGCTCCGTATCCAGTAGATCCATCAAGTAAGAAGTAAGCGCCAGCGATTTAGCTCGTAGCCTCTCCATACCTGCCTCAGCGAAGATCTGTAGCGATCCCATGAGAGGGGCCACGCTCAAAAGGTGTGGCGAGCCGATTTGCCACGCCCCGGCACCCTGGGCAGGAACAAAATCCAAGGCCAGGTCAAATTGCTTCTCTTTCCGGTAGCCCCACCAACCGGCCAAACCGGGCAGACGGTCAAAGTGTTGGCGGTGGACAAATAGCCCCGCCACCGATCCCGGACCGCCGTTTAGATACTTATAAGTGCACCAAAAGGCAAAATCCACCTCCCATTCATGCAGCTCATGGGGTACAGACCCAGCCGAATGGCTAAGATCAAATCCAATGATGATGCCGCGGGCATGAGCCTCTTGTGTCAACCGTTTCAGGTCCAACAACTGGCCGCTTCGGTATAGTACAGACGGTAATACTGCCACCGCTACTTCATCAGTCAGGGCGGCAACAATATCGTCCTCCTCAAGGGTCCTGTTGTCACGGGAATTCACCAACACCAATCCCTGATCCGGATCAAGACCCAGCAGCCGCAGTTGGCTCTCTAAGGCATACTTGTCCGACGGAAAATTTAGTTCGTCGGCCACAATCTTAAATCTTTGCCGGGTGGGCCGGTAGAAGCCGGCCATAAGATTATGCAAATTGCTTGTAGTCGACCCGGTAATAATAACTTCCTCCGGCTCGGCCCCCACAAGAGCAGCTAACTTTGCGCTCAACTCTTCCGATAGATAAAACCACGGTGGCGCTGCCTGGGTCCACCCGTCGATCCCCAACTCTTTCCACTCCGTTAGCACTCTAAGCAAGCTTTCTTCGGCATCGCGTGACAATAATCCTAAGGAGTTACCGTCCATATAAACGGTTCCCGGCGGGAGATAAAAGCGCTCCCGGAACCTAGCTAACTCGTCAGCCTTATCTAGTTCCCGGGCGTAGCTTTCACCCTCTACGGCTTCACTCTTAATAGAAGGCATACGTTTCTCCCCTTTCGACCCAAATTCATTAACCCAATCGGGCAACTTAACGTTTTTGACATGTTCTTGTTACTGCCACACAGGAAGAGTCTGGATCCTTCGCTTCGGCTAGAATTTCCATGCGTTATCGTTTCCTGTCATTCTGAAAGAGCAAAGCGACTGAAGAATCTTAAACAAGATCCTTTCGGCCAAGCCTTCCGGATGACAAAAGAGCACTGTTTCCATGGCAATCATAATGTTGACCATCTTTCATGCTTTGACTTTTTCGCCCCTGGCTAGGGAGCTTTGGGATCTGATCTTAGCTTACGAATACTGTGGTCACCACCATGTGGTTACCACGTTACCTGATTACCTGGCAAATAAGGGGCGGCGCCGACACCGGCTCCGGAACAATAGTGTAAGCCGATAAGACTTCGCTTACGGCTGCCCGGCCCCGGACAGAGTCGTTGGTATGTACCTCTGCCAGCAAATCTCCCTGGTGTACCTTGTCCCCCACTTTACCTTGCACCACAATTCCCACTGCCAGATCAATGACATCTTCTTTTCTCTGGCGGCCGGCTCCCAGCGCCATGGAGGCCTGGCCGATCTTGTCCGCCACCAGCCGAGCCACGTAACCGCTGGACGGTGCCGGCACCGGCAGCTTAAACTGCGCCTGGGGCAAAAGCTCATGATCCACCGCTTTAAGGTCACCGCCTTGAGCCGCCACAAACTCACGAAACTTCTCCCAGGCAGCACCAGTAGTCAACAATTCTTGCAAAACTCGTTCCCCTTCATCTACCGAGCCTGTTCGGCCGGCCAAGGTTAGCATATGAGCGCCTAAAGTCAGGGCCAGGGCAGTAAGATCAGCCGGTCCCTTGTTTTGTAGCGTCGCAATGGCTTCTTTTACTTCCAGCGCGTTGCCCACGGCTGTACCCAGCGGCTGATCCATGTTGCTGATTACAGCCACCGTCTGCCGACCCACACTGGTTCCAATGTCTACCATAGCTTGAGCTAAAGCCTGGGCAGACTGTAAATCCACCATAAAAGCACCGGAGCCGCACTTTACATCGAGTACAATGGCATCGGCACCGGCGGCAATCTTCTTCGACATGATGGAACTGGCGATCAGAGGAATACTGGCCACTGTAGCTGTGACATCGCGTAAAGCATAGATTTTCTTGTCCGCTGGGGCTAGGTTCCCTGTTTGCCCGGAAACCACCAGCCCTATCCAGTGTACATTAGTTAGAAATTCCGCTTCCTGCAACTCCACCCTAAAGCCGGGAATGGATTCCAGCTTGTCAATGGTCCCGCCGCTATGGCCCAGCCCCCGTCCGGACATTTTCGCCACCGGCACCCCGGCCGCGGCTACCAGCGGCCCCACCACCAAAGTGGTTTTGTCCCCCACGCCGCCGGTGCTGTGCTTGTCCACTT includes the following:
- the kynU gene encoding kynureninase, coding for MPSIKSEAVEGESYARELDKADELARFRERFYLPPGTVYMDGNSLGLLSRDAEESLLRVLTEWKELGIDGWTQAAPPWFYLSEELSAKLAALVGAEPEEVIITGSTTSNLHNLMAGFYRPTRQRFKIVADELNFPSDKYALESQLRLLGLDPDQGLVLVNSRDNRTLEEDDIVAALTDEVAVAVLPSVLYRSGQLLDLKRLTQEAHARGIIIGFDLSHSAGSVPHELHEWEVDFAFWCTYKYLNGGPGSVAGLFVHRQHFDRLPGLAGWWGYRKEKQFDLALDFVPAQGAGAWQIGSPHLLSVAPLMGSLQIFAEAGMERLRAKSLALTSYLMDLLDTELSRPPYNYRVGTPRNPERRGGHVAVEHEEAVRINAALKQRGVIPDFRPPNVIRLAPVPLYVTFHDVWSLVQHLKAIIDNKEYEAFPRQRDTVA
- a CDS encoding pyrimidine-nucleoside phosphorylase; translation: MRALDIIAKKRDGRELTAVEIEFLINGYVAGDIPDYQMAAFLMGTYIRGMTKAETAALTMAMAKSGDVLDLSSIPGIKVDKHSTGGVGDKTTLVVGPLVAAAGVPVAKMSGRGLGHSGGTIDKLESIPGFRVELQEAEFLTNVHWIGLVVSGQTGNLAPADKKIYALRDVTATVASIPLIASSIMSKKIAAGADAIVLDVKCGSGAFMVDLQSAQALAQAMVDIGTSVGRQTVAVISNMDQPLGTAVGNALEVKEAIATLQNKGPADLTALALTLGAHMLTLAGRTGSVDEGERVLQELLTTGAAWEKFREFVAAQGGDLKAVDHELLPQAQFKLPVPAPSSGYVARLVADKIGQASMALGAGRQRKEDVIDLAVGIVVQGKVGDKVHQGDLLAEVHTNDSVRGRAAVSEVLSAYTIVPEPVSAPPLICQVIR
- the ade gene encoding adenine deaminase, whose amino-acid sequence is MAVYQVKRRPLAELTAELAAAAQGRIKADTVLTGGKVVNVFTAETITADVAIRSGRIVLVGPAQHTIGPETAVMDASGYYLVPGLVDGHIHVESSMVSVTQFARAVVPRGTTTIFMDPHEIANVLGMRGIKLMVEEGKNLPLKVLSTMPSCVPAAPGFEDAGAVIGPKEVAEAMTWEGIIGLGEMMNFPGVLNGDPNVHGELKATLEAGKVITGHYSIPETEIGLQAYAAAGISSCHEGTRAEDALARLRLGMYAKLREGSAWHDIKATVKSITEHNIDSRRAVLVTDDTHPNTLLTVGHLNHVVRRAIEEGVNPIRAIQMATLNAAECFGVSRDLGSIAPGRCADILFVPDLAAFEPEIVMVDGEIVAKQGRLLVELPPYPYPEWVQNSVQIKDTLTEADFLIPAPVASGPVAVRVIEIMEAKVGTLSRRAQVEARQGKLYADPVQDLAKVASIERHSGSGTRGLGYVTGFGFTRGAVASTVGHDSHNLLVVGTDEADMAVAGNTLVACGGGMVAVRNGTVLALLPLPIAGLMSPEPVEKVDNQVQALEAAFRELGCQLISPFMTMALLPLAVLPELRITNRGLVDTVDFELVNTVLSPAK